aaaaaaaaaaaaaagtgtatagcataataattcagacCGTGAGAATTGCTGTTGGTCTacagcgtgcaagtcctaaaaagaagacaaactattgatgttgaactttcctaaaaagaagagatgtCTAGGGGGGTGTAAGaaatggaaaatatatatttttaaaatacaaacaaggaaaagtttcatttcattttggagggaataaaatgtacattatacacaagaaattatggtGATAGCCTGTTTTTGAATGAAGgcatgaaaatatttgtttccaatacattgattaattgaaaaaataatcaacgGCATAATCGATTATTCAAATAATGATTAGTTGCAGCCTTAATGTTTGTTTTGAGAGTAACCTTTAACCGGGAGTGGAAATAAACGggttgaagcctctttttcccaaaaataaaaaattcactcTCCGCCAAACTTGTCAAGTGAATCGAGTTGAGGACGGCGGCGCGGCCATCGAGCACTCGCATCAATCGCAGCGAAACAATTGTCGGGCCGacggggaaggaaaaaaaaacccccctgCATTTTGTTAGAACTTCAGATCGTTGCACTTTTGCGGCCTGCCACTGTGTGAAAGTTGTGCCCGTTTTCCCGCACAGCGGTGCTGCGGTTCGGCCTCTTCGGGGTCCCCCTGGCGGGGGCGGACGTCTGCGGCTTCGGAGGCGACGCCAGCGAGGAGCTGTGCGTGCGCTGGATGCAACTCGGGGCCTTCTACCCGTTCATGAGGAACCACAACGACCGGCCGAACGCCGTAAGACGCGCACGCTCGGGTGACACGTTCTCCTGCGTCATCGCGCGTCTTCACCGTTGCCCTCCGCAGCCTCAGGAGCCTTACGTCTTCGGGCAGAAGGCCCAGGCGGCCATGCGGGACGCGCTGAGGCTTCGTTACTCCCTGCTCCCGTTTCTCTACACGCTCTTCCATCACGCGCACGCCTCCGGAGACACGGTGGCCAGGCCGCTCTTCATGGAGTACGTCGTGCGCCCTGGCGCTTCTTTCTCTTCACTCGGACGAGATTCCCAGCATTTACGTGATCAGAAGTGCTTTGTGGCATTAATTAGCAGGGAATGGCTTCACGAGCTCATGCACTCGCTGCCAGCCCTTTTACAGCATTTTCACTCACCTTCCGAGGCCCACGGAATATTGCGTGTTTGAAATGAACTTTTCTCCGAATGAAAAGCCCAATGCGCAAAACCTTGCCCAGCTGTGCTCCTTTTTGCACTTGTCGTTTACCATCTCAGGTTTCCCGCCGACCCTCGCTGTCGGGTCATAGACAGGCAGTTCCTCTGGGGGAGTTCTGTCCTCGTCAGTCCGGTTTTGGAGGCGGGCGCGGCGGAGGTGTCCGCTTACCTGCCGCCCGGCACTTGGTACAGCCTGCGCAGTGTGAGCCGCGCGACTTCGATTCATCGATTTATGGGCTCGCGTCGACCAAAACGATCGATCCGTTGCTCTTCGTCAGGGTCGGCCGACGTACAGCGAAGGCGAGGACGTGCTTCTGTCGGCCCCTCTGGACACCGTCAACATCCACGTGAGGGAGGGACACGTTATCCCCCGGCAGGTTGGTGCGGCACTGTCACGACCCATCGACATTGTGTCAAGGTAGTACTACACTGCAGAAAGGGATTGCCCTTAAAAGGTACTATTGGGCTTGAGGTAGATACAGATAGTATCTCGGGGCATCTTAATTACTGAAATGTGCGCGGGGACTGAGCCTCgccacaaatagtgaaaatccgcaaGCCATTGAGGCGTCCTAAAACTCTTTAGAATGGCCAAGATGCTGGCTAAACACTCCTTTTCTGGAAATAAAGCCCTGTAATTGCtcagcaccaagatgccacaaaacagcaaatagctatttttttttttttttataaaagcaaATAATCGGTTCCCCGACAAGATATCCGCGGATATTTGAATTTGCTGAATTGTGACTTTGTGGTCGGGGGGGTCCAATGGGTGCCACAGTCTCATTACAAGCGTGGCGACTGTTAGATGGACAACCAACCAATATTTCAGGAAAAAcaatatgtacatttattttgcaaTCGAATGACTATTTTGTTTGTGTCACCAACGCACCGTCTGCCGCTGGGGGTGGGGCACTGCCCCTGATGCAATAATTCCACTGCGACCGAAGAAACGACGACTCCAGACTTTGACAAGGAAAGCAGATCAAATTCAATCGAATTGAAGATGAGGAGTTGAAATGTGGAGCGATTCCGTGCCTGCGTGACGCAGCAGATCAAATTCAATCGAATTGAAGATGAGGAGTTGAAATGTGGAGCGATTCCGTGCCTGCGTGACGCAGCAGGTGCAATCTGTTTTCAAGCCTGCAAAATTGTTGCGCTTGTGGCGTGACTTCAAAACCGGTTCATCCGGTCGACATCCTCATTAAAACGTTCGTTTCCTCATTTCTTCAAGACGCAGTACAAACGGATTTGTTTTCGCTCTCGGGCTCAACCCTTCAAGTATACTTTGAAGATATGTCTATTTATTCAGCTAGTACTGTACCCTAGTTGGAAGCCATTGTGCAATCAAAATCATTCATATtacaataatgatgataatgttAATAGCTAATGAATGGATGGCAGGATGTACCTTTTTAAAGTCAAATGAGTACAGAATCGCTAATTCTATGCGCCCTCTCTCTTAAAGGAGCCCGCTTTAACGAGCGCGGTGTCGCGCAGAAACGCCTTCTTCCTGACGGTGGCGCTCTCAGCGGACGGCACGGCCCGGGGCGACTTGTTCTGGGACGACGGCGACAGCGTCGACACTTTCCAATCGGGAAATTACTCTTACGTCCTCTTCGCTGCTGGACAGGTAGACAAAAGTCAATAAGCTTGAAAACGTTCATCATCagcgttcatttttttttttttttttttttccgacttTTGTCTGGACAAAATCTGGAAATCCAAGGCAAAGTCAACGATTGTACTGGTGAATTGTATTGCAGGCTATGAACcttttttataatgtttgtaAACGAGACACCAGGGGGGCAGAAAAGCGACCAGACGGCCACGAAGAAAGCTCAAATCCGCGTTCGAGCCGTCTCCCGCATCGCTCGAGTGACGTGGAAGCGTTTGTTTCCCAGCGGTGCCGTCAGAGGAACTTCTGCGTCTCGCCACCCAGAAGTACGAGCTATGTTTTTCTTTGGAGCTTTTAATACCTCGCCGCTTCAGTCGCAGGTGGCGAGTGAGCCCATCCGGCTGAACGGAGCCCTGGACGGTCTCGTGCTGGGGGGAACGCGGGTGTTCGGCGTGCCCTCGCCGCCCCGATACGTGGCAGCCAACGGGGAGGAAGTGAAGGATTTCACGTATAACGCTGACACGAAGGTTAGCGAGCGAACACCAAAAGATAGTGAGACCACTTTCCCGGAatccaacactttttttttgttcgttccCGCAGGTTTTAAAAGTGAGCGGTCTGGCCTTGCCCATGTCCAAGATGTTTACAGTCCAGTGGGCACTGACATGCGCCGCTCCCCGTTACCCATGATGCCGCTTTTTTGTATATACAGGTATAGTCACAGCAGCTTGGATGTGAACGTCTCATTTCTTTGTCACCGCTCGACTGGATCTTACGTTTTGCCCACGTTATGTCAATTATGTGCATAGTTAAAAGATAAATATACACTGTAGTATTTCTTAGATAAGGATTTGCTTTCATTCTCTCGTCGGTcactttatttttaagattttgAGTCACGTCATTATTTGAACAAAGAGTATTGCGTTGCATTTTAGAATATACTGTTGAAAAAGTAGGAAGTAGGACATGAGGTGCTACATCAGTataaattaaaacacaaaacatatcccccaaaaaacatcgcATTTATTTGATCATCATAAGATGCACATTTTGGGATTGCAAATGCAAACATTCAATTTAGAAAGTCAACAGtttaaaagcagaaataatATAAAGACTCTCAATGAAAACTCTTGCCAGGAATCTTAACACCAACTACTATATTATTATGATGTTGAACAGTTAAAGTTTGGAATTGGTTAAGGtttacaaaggttttttttttttttccccccaacaggaagcatttattttcccATCTGTATTTATTCTAATAATTCAGTGGAAATTGAGTCAggaaaaacttttaaaatacattttctttcatcCAAAGCTTGTCTCCAatcaaaaataaagcaaatttcaaaaggaaaagaacaaaacttgttgttgtttttaacgatgaattattttataaatgtacctTTTTATTGTATGAGGTGAATTTAAATAATAGAGTTTGAAGCTCGTTACGCAGGGCatacactccaaaaaaaaaatgatcagcGATCCTTCCGGCACGCAGAAACGGCGTCGGAACTCGAAATGTCGTCGGCGTCCTGCGCTTCCCACAAGACGCCTTCGAGCGCTACCAAAGACGACGACGACAGCCGATGTTAGTGTTTGCGTCAACAAATGATACACACGTAttgaacttttgtctgaagacaccaaCATTTGAGCAAGTTCGGTTTCAAACCGTCGCATCGCCAATCGCTCGTTATCGCGGCAGGAAGTCCACTCGGCTGTTTTGGGGGTTTGCTCGCGTACAGTCGGGACGTCGGCGCGATTCTCATCTTTTGGGCCACAATAGATTGGAGACACGATGCAGTTTCACCGGAGGGTATTTCCATCCGAATCAGGCGAGCGGCGGACGATTCACAACAGTTTGCGGCGCCCACAAACTACCGATGGTGGTCGCAAATCCTTTGCGGTCAATTCCCGCCACGGGGGGCTTCGAGGCAAAACGGGCGCCATAAAAAAGTAGCCCGTCAAAGTGTATTGATTGAAACGCTCACAATTTAAGACGCGCTTCTCCTTTGGTCGCCTTTACCGCAAAATTGTCAAACTGGGCCAGCTCGAAGGAGCGCGTCCCGATGGCGGCCCAGCCGTTCCCGGGCGTCAGCGCCACGGCGTTcttccacaaaacaaaaccgTTCAGCCTTCCCGACGCCAACGTGCCCCGTACGCTGAGCGAGAGCGTGTGCCAGTCGCCCGCCCGCGTGCCAGACGGCCCTTCGGCCAGAATCGTCAGACCGGCCAGGTCGTCGGTAACTTTGTACGTTCCGTCGGCAAAGATCCAGAAAAAGACGCCCTTGGCGCCGCGGACGGCCTCGCCGCCTTTGTCGACCCTGGCCGCGATGAAGACGCCGCCCGTCCGGGCGCGCTCCATGAAGACGTCGCATTCGACAGTGAGATCGCGCCACGCGTAGTCACCGATGACGCTCAGGGTCTGGTCGGCGTCCGCCGCCCAAGAGACGGGCGGTCGGGTCACGACCTGGCGTAACGTCCGGGCGTGAGGCCCGGGATCGGTCAGGTTGGCGTAATATTCAAAGACCCCGGTCTGGTCGGCGAAGTTGGGAGCTTCCGAGAAAGGAGCTTCCCGGACGTTAAAGTCGTCCTCGTACTCGTCGGGGAAGGGAGCGGGGGCGGGCGGATCCGGGTGTTTGCCTTTGTGCCCCCCCGTGATCGTGCTGACGGTGTAAACTTCATCTTCGGCGAGACTGAGGGTGAATTTGCCATCGGTGAGCGTCAACGGTCTCAGCCGCTCCATAAAAGCGGGCGCTTTCGTCGTCTGGAAGTTGAAGCGGGACCGCCATATTTGCAGCCGCCGGATGGAGGAAAAGGACCCTAGCAGCCGGAAGGTGGCGTTTTGCGGGCTCACCGAGTACGGCGGCAGCGGCGGCCTTATGCATAAGGAATGGTCGTGGCTCATGGTCTCGATGACGAGCGTCAGATTGGCTTCGCCGTCCGTCAAGGCCACGTAGCTTCCGCCTTTGGCCAAATGCCCGACCGTCTTCAGGTAGGTCCAGCCCGGCCGGCTGAACTGCGTGGTGTGAGCCGTCATCCAGACGGGAGACTCCACGGCGTAGTAGCCGCTCCAGGGCTGGGCCGCGGTCATCAGGCCGTCTCTGGCGAAGGGCAGCGCCTCGTAGTAGCTGGCGACCAGATTCCAGGAAACGGTGGCGCTCATCAATCCGTTGACGTAGTTCTGGTTGACGAGGCGCGCCCAGCAGCCTCCGCCGACCTCGTCGTTGAACGTGCTGTAGTCCTCCGAAGCCCACAGCCTCTTCCCGGTCTTCAGGGCCGTCGCCGCGGCGGCGGTGCCGGGGTAGTGGGCGCCGATCACGTCCACGGCTCGGCCGAGCTCCGGGTCCAGCAGGACGGCCCGGGAGATGGGCTCCCACAGGTTGTCGCTGGCGATGATCCCGACGCGCTCCAGGCCGCTTTTGTCCAAGGTGGCGCGCAGCAGCTTGATGTAGGCGCCGTCGAAGGGGCGTTCGTTCCAAATCCCCACGTAATCGATGTCGAGCTGGTGGAAGCGCTTGGCGCCCACGATCCAGCTGACGACGTAAGCCGCGGTGACGTCAGGGAAGTCGTAGGGCCACTTCTTACCTCGGCCGACCCAGCCGGGGAAGGCCCACGGCAAAGCGACGAGCGTCACGTTCGGATTCCTCCTCTTGGCCTCTTTCATGAGCCACCATTCGTAACCCCGGAAGTAGTTCTCGTCGTCTTCAGCGTGCATGTGCGACGGCTCCGTCCCGTCGGTAGTTTGCGCGTCGCCTCCGATTTCCACCTTCAGCATGTGCAACGAGGCGCCGAAGTTGGGCTTGAAAAGATAGTCGAGGACGTGGCTTCGGTAGGGCTCCGCGTAATTGACCAGGAGACGCGTCGTCGCCCCTCCGCCGCTCAAGCCTCCGATGCCGTCAAAAACTCGTCCCAAGCCCTCGGCGTCGTTCAGCACGTAGGTTTGGGAAACGCAGGAAACCACCAACAAACTCCAAAAGTTTCCAAGGAAAACAAGGCTTCTGGACGCCATGGCGGCCGCGCTCACCTTTGGACCGAGGGTCATGTCGTCACTTCCGGGGTCGCGATCAAAGTCGAGCGAAATGTCAAGTGGAGGAAGTGACGACATGTGCCTTTCGACTTAAAACAACAGCGGCGTTCCTATCCGCCCTTCGACTCCGTCACGCAACGAGGGTTtactttgaaatatttttccgGAAGTGGAATATTTGCCGGCAGCGAACGTTGGAGTGACACCAAAGCGGCGGTGAGAAACGTGTGGGTGACGTCACAGTCAGACGGGACACAACACTCGGAGCCCGTCGACGGCGCCGGTCGTCGTTCCCGGAGACCGAGAGAGGCTGTCGTGGACGCCCGCCGTGGGCTGTGGACTCCCGCGGTGGAACCCAAGGTGAGGCCAGGCCGCTTCTTGGCCGTCGGACACGGTCGGGTGCGTGCCGACCGCGCTCGCTAATTacgcgtcgtcgtcgtccaagaagaagaagacgaactTGAAAGTTAACCTGCGTGAAGCGTCACGTGAGGCCTTTGCAACCCCGAAGGTGCGATGCGGCGCGAGGTATGCGGGCCCGTCTGCGCTGGCGCTGAGCACATCAAGTGCTCCAACTGAGTCCTCGTTGACATTTTAGATGCGACGATTGACTGACGcacagaacaacaacaagaacctCATTAGCGACACTGAAAGTGTACAAAAGGGAAACGTCTGGACGATTTGGACCAATATTTCCGACGAGTGTCTCGGGGCCGCCGACCGGCAGCAGGGTGTACGGGGGGTTCCCGACAGCGACGCGGACTGCGCCCCTCCTCGCAAGTCAAACAAATGCCGGCATTAACTATTCACCggtttgtgctttttcttcgCTGGCGCCTTCGTTGACACTGAGGCAAAACTCGCTTTCATCTGAAAAAGGTCGGTGGAACATCTTTTCAAATCAATAGAACACTTGATTTGGCTCCATTGATCGTTTGAAAAGTGCGATTGGTCACGTGCCGATCAAACCGTGAACCTCCGCTGCATTGAACTTCTCCAACTGGACAACATTCAAAATCAGAAGTCTACTTGCTTTGacaatgacaaatggaaacgAGATTGTCGGCAAGTTTGGCTGCAAGAAAATCGGTAACGATTTCAACTCAGACCTCTGGAACCTCAGCCTTGTTGTCTTGTTTGGGggaaaaggaaataaataaataaaagagtaGTACAATGGGAAAAATTAACACCTTTGACATCCATGAGTTAACTTGTCAGATATTTTCCACAATCAATGGAATACTCGTtttgactttgaaaaaaaaatgcactttttagaaagaaaaaaaaaaaaaatcttatgttGCCAAACCAAATTCCCACGCAAATGGTAATGCGCCAGACGCACAAAAGCGAGGGTGCGAAAAGCCGGATTTGTCCACagacagagcagcaacacatatagaCGGAtactcacacacattcacacattcattATCCTCTGCAAAATAAAGTGACTGTTACTGCAGCCTACTGGCAGGAAAGTTGCGGTTTGATTTCGTCAAAAAGGCCTCAAAACGAACGGGACAACAACAATCCCTGCAAGTAAAATGGTTAATATTTCAGACTGTTGCTtcggagagaaaaaaaaaagtttagtttgGCGCTATGCCAGTTTCACTCTAAAGAGGTGGAAACAGACAAAATAGGGCGATCACTCCAAATGAATTTTGTTTGCCAGGGCACTTCCCTTCTACAGCCCGGCATCAGGAAGTAGCCTGCCCGCTCAGATGCACCGCGTGAGCGAGGCGGAAGAAGCGGAGAAAATTTTTTGGACGAGGCGAGTACGTGTCGGCGAGTTCGGCCGACGGCGCGGCGCAAACAGACGTGCGAAAAGTCACGAGAAAGCACGTCGAGCTCGAA
This Phycodurus eques isolate BA_2022a chromosome 16, UOR_Pequ_1.1, whole genome shotgun sequence DNA region includes the following protein-coding sequences:
- the galcb gene encoding galactocerebrosidase, which encodes MSSLPPLDISLDFDRDPGSDDMTLGPKVSAAAMASRSLVFLGNFWSLLVVSCVSQTYVLNDAEGLGRVFDGIGGLSGGGATTRLLVNYAEPYRSHVLDYLFKPNFGASLHMLKVEIGGDAQTTDGTEPSHMHAEDDENYFRGYEWWLMKEAKRRNPNVTLVALPWAFPGWVGRGKKWPYDFPDVTAAYVVSWIVGAKRFHQLDIDYVGIWNERPFDGAYIKLLRATLDKSGLERVGIIASDNLWEPISRAVLLDPELGRAVDVIGAHYPGTAAAATALKTGKRLWASEDYSTFNDEVGGGCWARLVNQNYVNGLMSATVSWNLVASYYEALPFARDGLMTAAQPWSGYYAVESPVWMTAHTTQFSRPGWTYLKTVGHLAKGGSYVALTDGEANLTLVIETMSHDHSLCIRPPLPPYSVSPQNATFRLLGSFSSIRRLQIWRSRFNFQTTKAPAFMERLRPLTLTDGKFTLSLAEDEVYTVSTITGGHKGKHPDPPAPAPFPDEYEDDFNVREAPFSEAPNFADQTGVFEYYANLTDPGPHARTLRQVVTRPPVSWAADADQTLSVIGDYAWRDLTVECDVFMERARTGGVFIAARVDKGGEAVRGAKGVFFWIFADGTYKVTDDLAGLTILAEGPSGTRAGDWHTLSLSVRGTLASGRLNGFVLWKNAVALTPGNGWAAIGTRSFELAQFDNFAVKATKGEARLKL
- the gaa gene encoding lysosomal alpha-glucosidase isoform X11, which codes for MAPHAGANLYGSHPFYVVQEEDGLAHGVFLLNSNAIGADFVQQDTTTATYCCFLLILHVCVCVCVCRGGLAASASSHVGVHRRSPRPVRLHGSRRSDRYSAVPASYRISHDASLLVTGLPPVSLGLQKHECNAAGGSADARCQLPHGCAVERPGLREPRQSLHRGPVAIRGPEGDGGRIPPKRHQDPGISATSPPGTYQPFDDGLKRDVFIKNATGHLLLGKVWPGFTAFPDFTNPETRQWWQDCIVDFYSEVPLDGLWIDMNEPTSFVSGSTEGCPDTELENPPYTPRVLGGRLSSWTLCMSARQKRSAHYDLHNVYGLTQAFATHSALVKARGKRPFVLSRSSFPSIGRFSGVWTGDVRSDWEQLAYSIPSVLRFGLFGVPLAGADVCGFGGDASEELCVRWMQLGAFYPFMRNHNDRPNAVRRARSGDTFSCVIARLHRCPPQPQEPYVFGQKAQAAMRDALRLRYSLLPFLYTLFHHAHASGDTVARPLFMEFPADPRCRVIDRQFLWGSSVLVSPVLEAGAAEVSAYLPPGTWYSLRSVSRATSIHRFMGSRRPKRSIRCSSSGSADVQRRRGRASVGPSGHRQHPREGGTRYPPAGWCGTVTTHRHCVKEPALTSAVSRRNAFFLTVALSADGTARGDLFWDDGDSVDTFQSGNYSYVLFAAGQSQVASEPIRLNGALDGLVLGGTRVFGVPSPPRYVAANGEEVKDFTYNADTKVLKVSGLALPMSKMFTVQWALTCAAPRYP